A stretch of the Bradyrhizobium sp. CCBAU 53351 genome encodes the following:
- a CDS encoding LysR substrate-binding domain-containing protein: MARINSRQVEAFRAMMLTGSVTEAAKLMVVTQPAVSRLLRDLQALLKMELFERRGTGLVPTAAAMALYTEVERSFVGLERITAAAEEIRGRRTGSLRIAALPALANGYLPRLAGHFLQERPNLNLAFFGVISPIVVDWVLNNQCDIGFAEVPIAHSGLPSLRLPAPARVAVLPTGHRLAEKDVLEPSDFEGETFISLSAGSSSRHLVDQVFNRHEVRRVLRVETTLSEIMCGMVSSGLGVAICDPFTAREFSTRGVVARRFLPRIDFEFSAVFPAQRSPSPVALDLVETMRKALEEFEDQTASQLAGG; the protein is encoded by the coding sequence ATGGCGCGGATCAATTCGCGGCAGGTCGAGGCCTTCCGCGCGATGATGCTGACCGGCAGCGTCACGGAGGCTGCGAAGCTGATGGTGGTGACGCAGCCGGCGGTGAGCCGGTTGCTGCGCGACCTCCAGGCCCTGCTGAAGATGGAGCTGTTCGAGCGGCGCGGCACTGGCCTGGTGCCGACCGCGGCGGCGATGGCGCTCTATACCGAGGTCGAGCGCTCCTTCGTCGGTCTCGAACGCATCACCGCCGCCGCCGAGGAGATTCGCGGCCGCCGCACCGGCTCGCTGCGCATCGCCGCGCTGCCGGCGCTGGCGAACGGCTATTTGCCGCGCCTCGCAGGGCACTTCCTGCAGGAGCGGCCGAACCTCAACCTCGCGTTCTTCGGCGTGATCTCTCCAATCGTCGTCGACTGGGTCCTGAACAACCAATGCGACATCGGCTTTGCCGAGGTGCCGATCGCCCATTCCGGCCTGCCCAGCCTGCGATTGCCAGCGCCCGCGCGCGTCGCGGTGCTGCCGACGGGTCATCGCCTTGCGGAGAAGGACGTCCTGGAGCCCAGCGATTTCGAAGGCGAGACCTTCATCTCGCTGTCGGCGGGATCATCAAGCCGGCATCTCGTTGACCAGGTCTTCAATCGCCATGAAGTCCGCCGCGTGCTCAGGGTCGAGACCACCTTGTCGGAGATCATGTGCGGCATGGTGTCGTCGGGGCTCGGCGTTGCGATCTGCGACCCTTTCACCGCGCGGGAATTTTCCACCCGCGGCGTCGTCGCGCGCCGCTTCCTGCCGCGCATCGACTTCGAGTTCTCCGCCGTCTTCCCGGCGCAGCGCAGCCCGTCGCCCGTGGCGCTGGATCTCGTCGAGACCATGCGCAAGGCGCTCGAGGAATTCGAGGACCAGACGGCGAGCCAGCTTGCAGGCGGTTGA
- a CDS encoding type 1 glutamine amidotransferase, translating to MARITIIETGLVPKEYRERHGSFPDMFERMVRAEDPAATVDIVSIPNGDALPDPGKIEAVLITGAAAGVYDGLDWIAPLEDFVRTAYANKTPMVGVCFGHQLIAQALGGTVRKSDKGWGIGRHVYQVLPENGVVDGDAVAIAASHQDQVIEPPDDALTILSSEFTPHAGLLYANGTTLTMQPHPEFDVAFAQVCCDLRDGKAPDAVVATARASLAEPMDNAKLGGAITRFLARRV from the coding sequence ATGGCACGCATCACCATCATCGAGACCGGCCTCGTTCCCAAGGAATATCGCGAGCGTCACGGCTCGTTTCCCGACATGTTCGAGCGCATGGTCCGCGCCGAGGATCCGGCGGCCACGGTCGACATCGTCAGCATCCCGAATGGCGATGCGCTTCCCGATCCGGGCAAGATCGAGGCCGTCCTGATTACCGGGGCCGCTGCCGGCGTCTATGACGGCCTCGACTGGATCGCGCCGCTGGAAGATTTCGTGCGCACGGCCTACGCAAACAAGACGCCGATGGTCGGCGTCTGCTTCGGTCATCAGTTGATCGCGCAGGCGCTCGGCGGCACCGTGCGCAAGTCGGACAAGGGCTGGGGGATTGGCCGGCACGTCTATCAGGTGCTGCCGGAGAACGGCGTCGTCGACGGCGACGCGGTCGCCATCGCCGCCTCGCATCAGGACCAGGTGATCGAGCCCCCGGACGATGCGCTGACGATTCTGTCGTCGGAGTTCACCCCGCATGCCGGCCTGCTCTACGCCAACGGCACGACGCTGACCATGCAGCCGCATCCGGAGTTCGACGTGGCCTTTGCGCAAGTGTGCTGCGATCTGCGGGACGGCAAGGCGCCGGATGCGGTGGTCGCAACGGCAAGGGCGTCGCTGGCGGAGCCTATGGACAATGCGAAGCTCGGTGGCGCGATTACAAGGTTCTTGGCGCGGCGCGTCTAG
- a CDS encoding nuclear transport factor 2 family protein: MSRPPLPPFTRETAAQKARMAEDAWNSRDPVRVSLAYTEDSRWRNRSEVFQGREAIVAFLTRKWEKEHDYRLIKDLWAFDENRIAVRFQYEWHDASGQWYRSYGNEQWEFDEHGLMKRREASINDIVIAEKDRRFHWAAPGPRPADVPGLGCDPF; the protein is encoded by the coding sequence ATGTCGCGTCCGCCGCTTCCGCCCTTCACCCGTGAGACCGCCGCGCAGAAGGCGCGCATGGCGGAGGACGCCTGGAATTCACGCGATCCGGTCCGTGTCTCGCTGGCCTATACCGAGGACAGCCGCTGGCGCAATCGCTCCGAGGTCTTTCAGGGCCGCGAGGCGATCGTCGCCTTCCTCACGCGCAAATGGGAGAAGGAGCACGACTATCGCCTCATCAAGGACCTCTGGGCCTTCGACGAGAACCGCATCGCCGTGCGCTTCCAGTACGAATGGCACGATGCAAGCGGCCAGTGGTATCGCTCCTACGGCAACGAGCAATGGGAGTTCGACGAGCACGGCCTGATGAAGCGGCGCGAAGCGTCGATCAACGACATTGTGATTGCGGAGAAGGATCGCCGGTTTCACTGGGCCGCGCCGGGGCCACGGCCGGCGGATGTGCCGGGTTTGGGATGCGATCCGTTTTGA
- the ybgC gene encoding tol-pal system-associated acyl-CoA thioesterase: MTAHLDGEIRDGRHHMQVRVYYEDTDFSGIVYHANYLRYMERGRTNHLRLMGAEQQALFEQAETEGTGFAFVVRSMHLDFLKPARMDDVLDVVTWPVAVKGASIVLAQEVRRGENVLVKAEVRVAFISGGRAQPIPKSIRTLMKADVIS, from the coding sequence ATGACTGCCCATCTCGACGGCGAGATCCGCGACGGCCGCCACCACATGCAGGTGCGCGTCTACTACGAGGACACGGATTTTTCCGGCATCGTCTACCACGCCAATTATCTGCGCTACATGGAGCGTGGACGCACCAATCATTTGCGCTTGATGGGCGCCGAGCAGCAGGCGCTGTTCGAGCAGGCGGAGACGGAAGGCACGGGCTTCGCCTTCGTGGTGCGCTCGATGCATCTGGATTTCCTCAAGCCCGCGCGGATGGACGATGTGCTCGACGTCGTGACCTGGCCGGTTGCGGTGAAGGGCGCCTCCATCGTGCTGGCGCAGGAAGTGCGGCGCGGTGAAAACGTGCTGGTGAAAGCCGAGGTCCGCGTCGCCTTCATCAGCGGCGGCCGCGCCCAGCCGATCCCGAAATCGATCCGCACGCTGATGAAGGCTGATGTGATTTCGTGA
- a CDS encoding type II toxin-antitoxin system RelE/ParE family toxin produces MQVVLSLRARTDLFDIHSYLAGHSLAAADRLAARFSERFEELRQFPS; encoded by the coding sequence GTGCAGGTCGTTCTGTCCTTGCGCGCCCGTACGGACCTTTTTGACATCCATTCATATCTTGCAGGGCATAGCCTAGCGGCAGCGGATCGATTGGCTGCGAGATTCTCCGAGCGGTTCGAAGAGTTGCGACAATTCCCTTCTTAG
- a CDS encoding metallophosphoesterase gives MITRRHFIRSIGGLSALGVSTAAYGVGIEPVLRLRVTRYHPKPRQWPSDLSLKIAAIADIHACDPWMSLERIEGIVERTNALKPDLIVLLGDYVAGLHHVTRFIPSREWARVLAGLKAPLGVHAVMGNHDYWDDKTVQRAGHGPTIAHRALEAAGIPVYENDVVRLSKDGRPFWLAGLGDQLAFLPARRFRSTGRFGADDLAGTLAKVTDDAPIILLAHEPNIAPLVPARVALQLSGHTHGGQVRLLGWSPAVSPKNGMRLAYGHFRLKCDLIVSGGLGCSIMPVRVGVPPEIVEVTLGRGPLVV, from the coding sequence ATGATCACGCGCCGTCATTTCATCCGTTCCATCGGCGGGCTGTCCGCCCTCGGCGTCTCGACCGCCGCCTACGGCGTCGGCATCGAGCCGGTGCTGCGGCTCCGCGTCACCCGCTATCATCCGAAGCCGCGGCAATGGCCGTCGGATCTTTCGCTGAAGATCGCCGCCATCGCCGACATCCATGCCTGCGATCCCTGGATGTCGCTGGAGCGGATCGAGGGCATCGTCGAACGCACCAACGCGTTGAAACCCGATCTCATCGTGTTGCTCGGCGACTATGTCGCTGGCCTCCATCACGTCACGCGCTTCATTCCGTCGCGCGAATGGGCGAGGGTGCTGGCCGGCCTGAAGGCGCCGCTCGGCGTCCATGCCGTGATGGGCAATCACGATTATTGGGACGACAAGACCGTGCAGCGTGCGGGGCACGGGCCGACCATCGCGCATCGGGCGCTGGAGGCGGCCGGCATCCCCGTCTACGAGAACGATGTCGTGCGCCTTTCCAAGGACGGCCGCCCGTTCTGGCTCGCCGGGCTCGGCGATCAACTCGCGTTCCTGCCGGCGCGGCGCTTTCGCAGCACCGGGCGCTTCGGCGCCGACGATCTCGCGGGTACGCTGGCGAAAGTCACCGACGATGCGCCAATCATCCTGCTCGCGCATGAGCCCAACATCGCGCCGCTGGTGCCTGCGCGCGTCGCGTTGCAACTGTCCGGCCACACCCATGGCGGCCAGGTCCGCCTGCTCGGCTGGTCGCCGGCGGTTTCGCCCAAGAACGGTATGCGGCTCGCCTATGGCCACTTCCGCCTGAAATGCGATCTCATCGTCTCCGGCGGTCTCGGTTGCAGCATCATGCCGGTCCGCGTCGGCGTGCCGCCTGAGATCGTCGAAGTGACGCTGGGGCGGGGACCCCTGGTGGTGTAG
- the ruvB gene encoding Holliday junction branch migration DNA helicase RuvB translates to MSDPKASRMVSPERRSDDVGDTALRPQSLSDFVGQQQARKNLSIFIEAARKRGEALDHVLFVGPPGLGKTTLAQIVAKELGVGFRATSGPVIAKAGDLAALLTNLEERDVLFIDEIHRLSPAVEEVLYPAMEDFQLDLIIGEGPAARSVKIELSKFTLVGATTRAGLLTNPLRDRFGIPVRLNFYTIEELESIVSRGARVLNVGMSADGANEIARRARGTPRIAGRLLRRVRDFASAVDADKIDRKIADHALSALEVDAAGLDAMDRRYLTTIAMNYGGGPVGVETMAAALSEPRDAIEDIIEPYLIQCGYLQRTPRGRLLTSHAFRHLGIAEPSRDAAAQFGLFGTDESDD, encoded by the coding sequence ATGAGCGATCCCAAGGCCAGCCGCATGGTCTCGCCCGAGCGCCGCAGCGACGATGTCGGCGACACCGCGCTGCGCCCGCAATCGCTGTCTGATTTCGTCGGCCAGCAGCAGGCGCGCAAGAACCTCTCGATCTTCATCGAGGCTGCGCGCAAGCGCGGCGAGGCGCTCGATCACGTGCTGTTCGTCGGTCCGCCCGGCCTCGGCAAGACCACGCTGGCGCAGATCGTGGCGAAGGAGCTCGGCGTCGGCTTTCGCGCCACTTCGGGACCTGTCATCGCCAAAGCCGGTGACCTCGCCGCGCTGCTGACCAATCTCGAAGAGCGCGACGTGCTGTTCATCGACGAGATCCATCGCCTCAGCCCGGCGGTGGAAGAGGTGCTCTATCCCGCGATGGAGGACTTTCAGCTCGACCTCATCATCGGCGAAGGTCCGGCCGCGCGCTCGGTGAAGATCGAGCTGTCGAAATTCACGCTGGTCGGCGCCACGACGCGCGCAGGCCTGCTCACCAATCCCTTGCGTGATCGCTTCGGCATTCCGGTCCGCCTGAATTTCTACACCATCGAGGAATTGGAAAGCATCGTCAGCCGCGGCGCGCGCGTGCTCAATGTCGGCATGAGCGCTGACGGCGCCAACGAGATCGCGCGCCGCGCCCGCGGCACGCCGCGCATCGCCGGGCGTCTGCTCCGTCGCGTGCGCGATTTTGCTTCCGCTGTCGATGCCGACAAGATCGATCGCAAGATCGCCGATCACGCGCTGAGCGCGCTCGAGGTCGACGCTGCGGGTCTCGACGCCATGGATCGCCGCTATCTCACGACCATCGCGATGAACTATGGCGGCGGACCGGTCGGCGTCGAGACCATGGCCGCGGCATTGTCCGAGCCGCGCGATGCGATCGAGGACATCATCGAGCCGTATCTGATCCAGTGCGGCTACCTCCAGCGCACCCCGCGCGGCCGCTTGCTCACCTCGCACGCCTTCCGCCATCTCGGCATCGCCGAGCCCTCGCGCGATGCGGCGGCACAGTTCGGCCTGTTCGGCACCGACGAGAGCGACGACTGA
- the ruvA gene encoding Holliday junction branch migration protein RuvA, giving the protein MIGKLKGLIDSYGEDFVILDVGGVGYQVHCSSRTLQHLPSPGEAAVLSIETYVREDQIKLFGFRTDQEREWFRLLQTVQGVGAKVALAVLGTLAPSDLANAIALRDKAAVARTPGVGPKVAERIVTELKDKAPAFANVDPAVVHLAGAVDDQRAPRPVADAISALVNLGYGQPQAAAAIASASRSAGENAETAQLIRLGLKELAK; this is encoded by the coding sequence ATGATCGGCAAGCTCAAGGGCCTGATCGATTCCTACGGCGAAGACTTCGTCATCCTCGACGTCGGCGGCGTCGGCTATCAGGTGCACTGCTCCTCGCGCACCTTGCAGCATCTGCCCTCGCCGGGCGAAGCGGCCGTGCTGTCGATCGAGACCTATGTCCGCGAGGATCAAATCAAACTGTTCGGCTTCCGCACCGATCAGGAGCGCGAATGGTTTCGCCTGCTGCAGACCGTGCAGGGCGTCGGCGCGAAGGTCGCGCTCGCCGTGCTCGGCACGCTGGCGCCTTCCGATCTCGCCAATGCGATCGCGCTGCGCGACAAGGCGGCGGTGGCGCGCACGCCCGGCGTCGGCCCCAAGGTCGCCGAGCGCATCGTCACCGAATTGAAGGACAAGGCGCCGGCCTTCGCCAATGTCGATCCCGCGGTGGTGCATCTCGCAGGCGCGGTCGACGATCAACGAGCCCCACGCCCGGTCGCGGACGCGATCTCCGCGCTGGTCAATCTCGGCTATGGCCAGCCGCAGGCGGCTGCCGCGATTGCATCGGCCTCGCGCAGCGCCGGTGAGAATGCCGAGACCGCGCAGCTCATTCGCCTTGGCCTGAAGGAGCTCGCGAAATGA
- the ruvC gene encoding crossover junction endodeoxyribonuclease RuvC, translated as MTALPIRQPVRIIGIDPGLRRTGWGVIEADGNRLIYVACGSVEPPNDLPLASRLLAIHEGLAAVLSNHQPMEAAVEQTFVNKDGVATLKLGQARGVAMLAPAMFGISVAEYAPNQVKKTVVGAGHAEKAQIAMMLKILLPKADPPSADAADALAIAITHAHHRQSTALRLKVASL; from the coding sequence ATGACCGCGCTCCCGATTCGCCAACCCGTCCGCATCATCGGCATCGACCCCGGCCTGCGCCGCACCGGCTGGGGCGTGATCGAGGCTGACGGCAACCGCCTGATCTATGTGGCCTGCGGCTCGGTGGAACCGCCGAACGACCTGCCGCTGGCGAGCCGGCTGCTCGCGATCCATGAAGGGCTGGCGGCCGTGCTTTCGAACCACCAGCCGATGGAAGCCGCGGTCGAGCAGACCTTCGTCAACAAGGACGGCGTTGCGACGCTGAAGCTCGGCCAGGCTCGCGGCGTCGCCATGCTGGCGCCCGCAATGTTCGGCATCTCGGTCGCCGAATACGCGCCCAACCAGGTCAAGAAAACCGTCGTCGGCGCCGGTCACGCCGAGAAGGCCCAGATCGCGATGATGCTGAAGATCCTTCTGCCCAAGGCCGATCCGCCGTCGGCAGACGCCGCCGATGCGCTCGCCATCGCCATCACCCATGCCCATCACCGCCAGAGCACCGCGCTGCGGCTGAAGGTGGCGAGCCTATGA
- a CDS encoding YebC/PmpR family DNA-binding transcriptional regulator, giving the protein MAGHSQFKNIMHRKGRQDAQKSKLFGKLAREITVAAKLGAPDPAMNPRLRAAIIAARQENMPKDNIERAVKKALGNEGENYDEIRYEGYGPGGVAVIVEALTDNRNRAASDIRSFFTKSGGNLGETGSVSFMFDRTGIIEYDRSVASDDAVLDAAIEAGADDVVSGEGGHEIYASTEGYRDVAKALEAKFGEPRKAALIWKPQNTVAVDDETGEKLLKLMDLLNEHDDVQQVYANFEISDALVAKMGG; this is encoded by the coding sequence ATGGCCGGACATTCCCAATTCAAGAACATCATGCACCGCAAGGGGCGGCAGGATGCGCAGAAGTCGAAGCTGTTCGGCAAGCTGGCGCGGGAAATCACCGTCGCAGCCAAGCTCGGCGCGCCCGACCCGGCCATGAACCCGCGCCTGCGTGCGGCTATCATCGCGGCGCGCCAGGAGAACATGCCGAAGGACAATATCGAGCGTGCCGTCAAGAAGGCGCTCGGTAACGAGGGCGAAAACTATGACGAGATCCGCTACGAGGGCTACGGCCCCGGCGGCGTTGCCGTCATCGTCGAGGCGCTGACCGACAACCGCAACCGCGCCGCCTCCGACATCCGTTCCTTCTTCACCAAGTCGGGCGGCAATCTCGGCGAAACCGGCTCGGTGTCCTTCATGTTCGATCGCACCGGCATCATCGAATACGACCGCAGCGTCGCCTCCGACGACGCCGTGCTGGATGCCGCGATCGAGGCCGGCGCCGACGATGTGGTGTCCGGCGAAGGCGGTCACGAGATCTACGCCTCGACCGAAGGCTATCGCGACGTCGCCAAGGCGCTGGAAGCCAAGTTCGGCGAGCCGCGCAAGGCCGCGCTGATCTGGAAGCCGCAGAACACGGTCGCCGTCGACGACGAGACCGGCGAGAAGCTCCTGAAGCTGATGGATCTGCTCAACGAGCACGACGACGTCCAGCAGGTCTACGCCAATTTCGAGATCTCGGACGCGCTTGTGGCGAAGATGGGTGGCTGA
- a CDS encoding methyl-accepting chemotaxis protein: MAFGLFRKRLPDQAAPAAAPAALQPAAHSEPAAVAETDSAREILELLELELGAMIRQLERAANSVAGGAEATAATLAAIRDRTDALTGRTNAAQSTASTFAHAADKFTQSALGIGTQVREAGKLADEASAAAQEARANVDRLRESSAAIGNVVNLIAQIARQTTLLALNSTIEAARAGAAGKGFAVVATEVKALAVQTQGATEEITKKIDALQRDAAGSADAVHRISQAIEAIRPVFETVNGAVAEQNATTSEVSGNAASASEFIVSVGESAAEIDAATKAAESHGENVASAGKAVTTFAQKLKSRCAVLLRQSEHDDRRKTERLPCHLKLESARGVMPVYEISMDGVLIGGADAGRLAPQAMIEGTLEDVGACRLRVIEQSKAGARAQFASPNAELREKIEDKLWSIHEENTEFVTRAMEAGNALTNIFEQAVARGEVKIDDLFDTDYAEIAGTNPQQYRTKYLDWADRALPPFQETFLAKDQRMAFCAMVDRNGFLPVHNKIYSHPQRPGDVAWNTANSRNRRIFNDPAGLAAARNLRSYLVQSYARDMGNGNTVMMREIDVPIRVQGRHWGGFRTAYKL; encoded by the coding sequence ATGGCGTTCGGACTATTTCGGAAGCGCCTGCCGGACCAGGCCGCGCCTGCGGCCGCCCCGGCGGCTCTGCAGCCGGCGGCCCATTCCGAGCCCGCTGCCGTGGCCGAAACTGATTCGGCGCGGGAGATCCTGGAGCTGCTGGAACTCGAGCTCGGCGCCATGATCCGCCAGCTCGAACGCGCCGCCAATTCGGTGGCCGGCGGCGCCGAAGCGACCGCGGCGACGCTTGCCGCCATCCGCGACCGCACCGATGCCCTGACCGGCCGCACCAACGCCGCGCAATCGACCGCGTCCACCTTCGCCCATGCCGCCGACAAGTTCACCCAATCCGCCCTGGGTATCGGGACGCAGGTTCGCGAGGCCGGCAAGCTCGCCGACGAGGCCAGCGCCGCGGCACAGGAAGCCCGCGCCAATGTCGATCGCCTGCGCGAATCCTCAGCCGCCATCGGCAACGTCGTCAATCTGATCGCGCAGATCGCGCGGCAGACGACGCTGCTCGCGCTCAACTCGACGATCGAGGCCGCGCGCGCGGGCGCTGCGGGAAAAGGCTTCGCGGTCGTCGCCACCGAGGTCAAGGCCCTCGCGGTGCAGACGCAAGGCGCGACCGAAGAGATCACCAAGAAGATCGACGCATTGCAGCGCGACGCCGCCGGCTCCGCGGATGCCGTGCACCGCATCTCGCAGGCGATCGAGGCGATCCGCCCGGTGTTCGAGACCGTCAACGGGGCGGTCGCCGAACAGAACGCCACCACCAGCGAAGTCTCCGGCAATGCCGCGAGCGCCTCGGAGTTCATCGTCTCGGTCGGCGAGAGCGCGGCCGAGATCGATGCCGCGACGAAGGCTGCCGAGAGCCATGGCGAGAACGTCGCCAGTGCCGGCAAAGCCGTCACCACCTTCGCGCAAAAGCTGAAGTCGCGCTGCGCCGTGCTGCTGCGTCAGAGCGAGCACGACGATCGCCGCAAGACCGAACGGCTGCCCTGCCATCTTAAGCTCGAGAGCGCGCGCGGCGTGATGCCGGTCTATGAGATCTCGATGGACGGCGTGCTGATCGGCGGCGCTGACGCTGGCCGGCTCGCACCGCAAGCGATGATCGAAGGCACGCTCGAAGACGTCGGCGCCTGCCGCCTGCGCGTGATCGAGCAGTCCAAGGCCGGCGCCCGCGCACAGTTCGCCAGCCCCAATGCCGAGCTCCGCGAAAAGATCGAGGACAAGCTCTGGTCGATCCACGAGGAGAACACCGAGTTCGTCACCCGCGCCATGGAGGCGGGCAACGCGCTGACCAATATCTTCGAGCAGGCGGTGGCACGCGGCGAGGTCAAGATCGACGACCTCTTCGACACCGACTATGCCGAGATCGCCGGGACCAATCCGCAGCAATACCGCACGAAATATCTCGACTGGGCCGACCGGGCGCTGCCGCCATTCCAGGAAACCTTTCTGGCGAAGGACCAACGCATGGCGTTCTGCGCCATGGTCGACCGCAACGGCTTCCTGCCGGTGCACAACAAGATCTATTCGCATCCGCAGCGGCCGGGCGACGTTGCCTGGAACACGGCCAACAGCCGCAACCGCCGGATATTCAACGATCCGGCGGGGTTGGCTGCCGCGCGCAACCTGCGATCGTACCTGGTCCAAAGCTATGCGCGCGACATGGGCAACGGGAACACGGTGATGATGCGCGAGATCGACGTCCCGATCCGCGTGCAGGGCCGGCACTGGGGTGGATTCCGTACCGCCTACAAGCTGTAG
- a CDS encoding methyl-accepting chemotaxis protein, translating to MSVVQLAVMDTGSNRTLAERLIDQLADRIGGLGVELADIAGNVQEVASRVANQSDRFHHLQSTAETMVSANHDIANASQAVQTTTSAAVGEIAQSRSAVDTAVSHISELVAAVERIEARLSAVGSALAQVAKVSGSIEAIAKQTNLLALNATIEAARAGNAGRGFAVVASEVKNLAEATRQATHQISDTVRDLDGQIEGLIGESSDASQRAKTAGEGAQQISSIISRVQQGFASVEAEIGSVTRAATSNLGHCDTVISELNELAKGVDLSSRDLKNADERVAKLLDTSEGLIALIADSGVETSDTPLIRVVVDTAQRITAEFEAAIDRGDITLDQLLDETYREIPGTDPKQYLTNYVEFTDRVLPAIQDPIQKSDPRIVYCVAWARDGYLPTHNPNYRLPQGKDPVWNNANCRNRRLFNDRTVKKVAGNTKPFLLQTYRRDMGGGQFVLMKDLSSPIVIRGKHWGAFRMGFRQG from the coding sequence ATGTCCGTCGTACAACTTGCCGTCATGGACACCGGCTCCAACCGCACGCTGGCCGAACGGCTGATTGATCAGCTCGCCGACCGCATCGGCGGCCTCGGCGTGGAGCTCGCCGATATTGCCGGCAACGTCCAGGAAGTCGCAAGCCGCGTCGCGAACCAGTCCGACCGGTTCCATCACCTCCAGAGCACGGCCGAGACGATGGTCTCGGCCAATCACGACATCGCCAATGCATCGCAGGCCGTGCAGACGACCACGTCGGCGGCGGTCGGCGAGATCGCGCAGTCCCGCAGCGCCGTCGACACCGCGGTCAGTCACATCTCCGAGCTCGTCGCAGCGGTGGAGCGGATCGAAGCGCGCCTTAGCGCCGTCGGCTCGGCGCTTGCACAGGTGGCGAAGGTGTCCGGCTCGATCGAGGCGATCGCGAAGCAGACCAATCTGCTCGCGCTGAACGCGACCATCGAGGCCGCCCGCGCCGGCAATGCCGGCCGCGGCTTCGCGGTGGTCGCAAGCGAAGTGAAGAACCTCGCCGAAGCCACCCGCCAGGCCACGCATCAGATCTCGGACACCGTGCGCGACCTCGATGGTCAGATCGAAGGCCTGATCGGCGAAAGCAGCGATGCCTCGCAACGTGCCAAGACCGCCGGCGAAGGCGCCCAACAGATCTCCAGCATCATCTCGCGCGTCCAGCAGGGATTTGCGTCGGTCGAGGCGGAGATCGGCAGCGTCACGCGCGCGGCGACCTCCAACCTTGGACACTGCGACACCGTCATCAGCGAGCTCAACGAGCTCGCGAAGGGCGTCGACCTCTCCTCGCGCGACCTCAAGAATGCCGACGAGCGCGTGGCCAAGCTGCTCGACACGTCCGAAGGCCTGATCGCGCTGATCGCCGACAGCGGCGTCGAGACTTCGGATACGCCGCTCATCCGCGTCGTGGTCGACACCGCGCAGCGGATCACGGCCGAGTTCGAAGCCGCCATCGATCGCGGCGACATCACGCTGGACCAGCTGCTCGACGAGACCTATCGCGAAATTCCCGGCACCGATCCGAAGCAGTACCTCACCAACTACGTCGAATTCACCGACCGCGTGCTGCCCGCGATCCAGGACCCGATCCAGAAATCGGATCCGCGCATCGTCTATTGCGTCGCCTGGGCGCGGGATGGCTATCTGCCGACCCACAATCCGAACTACCGCCTGCCGCAGGGCAAGGACCCCGTTTGGAATAACGCCAACTGCCGCAACCGCCGCCTGTTCAACGACCGCACGGTGAAGAAGGTCGCGGGCAACACGAAGCCGTTCCTGCTCCAGACCTACCGCCGCGACATGGGCGGCGGACAGTTCGTGCTGATGAAGGATCTGTCTTCGCCGATCGTGATCCGCGGCAAGCACTGGGGCGCCTTCCGGATGGGATTTAGGCAGGGCTGA